A window of the Cynocephalus volans isolate mCynVol1 chromosome 10, mCynVol1.pri, whole genome shotgun sequence genome harbors these coding sequences:
- the LOC134386900 gene encoding olfactory receptor 7A10-like has product MEPGNDTRIFDFLLLGLSEEPGLQPLLFGLFLSMYLVTVLGNLLIILATISDSHLHTPMYFFLSNLSFVDICFTSTTIPKMLLNIQTHSKVITYAGCITQIYFYILFGVLDNFFLTVMAYDRFVAICHPLHYTVIMNPRVCGLLFMLSWIMSALNSLLQSLMVLLLSFCTDLEIPQFFCEVNQVVHLACSDTFLNDMVIYAAAMLLFCGPLTGILYSYFKIVCSIHGIATAQGKYKAFSTCASHLSVVSLFYGASLGVYLSSAAAHNSHSSAAASVMYTVVTPMLNPFIYSLRNKDIKRALRRFFGGKQ; this is encoded by the coding sequence ATGGAACCAGGGAATGATACACGAATTTTCGattttcttcttctgggacttTCAGAGGAACCTGGACTACAACCCTTGCTGTTTGGATTGTTCCTGTCCATGTACCTGGTCACTGTGCTTGGCaacctgctcatcatcctggcCACGATATCAGACTCCCACCTGCAcacacccatgtacttcttcctctccaacctgTCCTTCGTGGACATCTGtttcacctccaccaccatcccAAAGATGCTGCTGAACATCCAGACACACAGCAAGGTCATAACCTATGCAGGCTGCATCACCCAGATATACTTTTACATACTCTTTGGAGTTTTGGACAACTTCTTCCTGactgtgatggcctatgaccggttCGTGGCCATCTGTCACCCCCTGCACTACACAGTCATCATGAACCCCCGGGTCTGTGGACTGCTGTTTATGCTGTCCTGGATCATGAGTGCCCTGAATTCCTTGTTACAAAGTTTAATGGTGCTTCTGCTGTCTTTTTGTACAGACTTGGAGATCCCCCAGTTTTTCTGTGAAGTCAATCAAGTCGTCCACCTTGCCTGTTCTGACACTTTTCTTAATGACATGGTTATATACGCTGCAGCTATGCTGCTCTTTTGTGGACCACTCACTGGCATCCTTTACTCTTACTTTAAGATAGTCTGCTCCATTCATGGAATTGCAACAGCTCAGGGGAAGTACAAAGCATTTTCCACCTGTGCATCTCACCTCTCAGTTGTCTCCTTATTTTATGGTGCAAGCCTAGGAGTCTACCTTAGTTCTGCTGCTGCACACAACTCACACTCAAGTGCAGCAGCCTCAGTGATGTACACTGTGGTCACACCCATGCTCAACCCCTTCATCTACAGTCTGAGGAATAAGGACATAAAGAGGGCTCTGAGAAGATTCTTCGGAGGAAAGCAATGA
- the LOC134387620 gene encoding olfactory receptor 7A17-like, which yields MYLTTVFGNLLIILAVISDSHLHTPMYFFLSNLSFVDICFTSTTIPKLLLNIQTHSKIITYEGCITQIHFFLLFAGLDDFLLTIMAYDRFMAICHPLHYTVIMNSWHCGLLVLVSWVIVVSLFYCTSLGVYLSSAATHNSLSSAAASVMYTVVTPMLNPFIYSLRNKDVKTALKRFFGRQTRKGTITP from the exons ATGTACCTGACCACGGTGTTTGGAaacctgctcatcatcctggcTGTCATCTCAGACTCCCACCTGCACactcccatgtacttcttcctctccaacctgTCCTTCGTGGACATCTGtttcacctccaccaccatcccAAAGTTGCTGCTGAACATCCAGACACACAGCAAGATCATAACCTATGAAGGATGCATCACTCAGATACACTTTTTTCTACTCTTTGCAGGATTGGATGACTTTCTCCTGACCATCATGGCCTATGACCGATTTATGGCCATCTGTCACCCCTTGCACTATACGGTCATCATGAACTCCTGGCACTGTGGGCTGCTGGTTCTAGTTTCATGGGTCATAG TTGTCTCCTTATTTTATTGTACAAGCCTAGGAGTGTACCTTAGTTCTGCTGCTACACACAACTCACTGTCAAGTGCTGCAGCCTCAGTGATGTACACTGTGGTCACACCCATGctgaaccccttcatctacagtCTGAGGAATAAGGATGTAAAGACGGCTCTCAAAAGATTCTTTGGGAGGCAAACTAGAAAAGGAACGATTACACCATGA